GCTGAGGTAGAAAAGGGGATGCAACCACAGGAGTCCAGTGGAGGCCCCTCACTTGGCCACAGAAACAGTGAACAGACACTTGAGTCAGACTAGGCCAGGCAAAGTAGGGCAAGAGATGTGCATTCCAGGCAGAGGCACTGCATAAGCCAAGGTAAGGAGACAAGAGCACTTTACCTGACCTGTAATTCATCTAGCTGGAGAGGGGGTCAGAGGGTGAGGTGGGTGGGGACGTATGGAGGTTTACTTAAGAATGTTTTGGGAAAACTGAGGGATAGGTGGAAAACATGCTTCCAAGATGCCTCATTAAGTAGTATCAATATGGCTGAACCAATAAATCCTTGTTAAATGAGTGGAAGAAGGAAGGCGTCCTTAACCTCAATTAGGCTTCCGTTCTGTAAAGCGTTTAGGGTACCTAAACGTGTGTGCCCCCACCCCAGGAGTTCCCTCTCCAACCCACGAGCTCTTTAACAAAAAAGCCCTCTGTTTCATTGGACTCGTCCTTCCGTTGATCAgtaaaggacaaagaaaaataaatgcccGAGTCTTTGGTCTGAGTTTACTTATAATTAAAAGCGGATAGGACCCAGTGATGCTGAGGTTTCCTCTTTGCTTCGAGCAGGCGCTCTTACCGGCGCGCAGGTCTCGCCGACCGCAGAGGTACTCCGGTACCGGGAAACTTTCCTCCAGAGCAAATCCCAGCCGAACCAAAGCTCCCACCAAAGCTCAACACGCCCCCCAAGCTAGCGCCTGATTGGCCCATCCTACCCACACTGTGAGCCATGCTTACCTTCTGATTGGCTGGCCTGCTCTCGGCTCTGGGTTGGAACTCTCCTTCTTCCTAATTGGTCAGGCAACTACCTGCGCTGGTCCTGGATTGGGTGCCGGCTGGGACGGCTCGCAGGCTCCTAGGGGCCAGCTCTCTGATTCGCCGCTCGGGTCAGCCTCACGGCCTGTACGCTGAATGGCTGCGCCAATACCTGTATCGGTCTCCGATTGGGTGCGTGGCGCCTTCCCGGCGTGATAGGTCAGGACCACCGCCCCCCTGGCTCCCCATTGGCTGCTTGGCGAAGCCCGGTCTCCGGGTAAGATGGCAGCGGACGGACAGTGCTCGCTCCCCGCTTCATGGCGGCCGGTGACTCTCACCCACGTCGAATATCCTGCAGGTAAAAGGCGGCCCCGGCCCCGAGACCCCCCTCCCGGGCCCAGCCCCGAGGCCCTGGGCGCTCCGACCCGCGGAGGGGGCGCGGAGGCACCGGGGTGGGAACTGTCAAATAGTGAGCCATGGAGGGGCTCGGCCGGCGCGCGCGCCGCGCAGGCGCAGTGGGGCGGCGATGAGCTGGGCGAAATTGTGTGCCTCTTGATCGCGCACTCTGCGGCTGCGCGCCTGGGGCGATTCACCCAGGGTCCCGCGGCTCCGGTGGGCTGAAATGAGACTGGGGTCTGTATGAGGCAGAGAAGGATCACTGGCCTTTGTTCCCCGCCTTCCCCGAAGCCAGAGAGGCCGCACTCCCTCCTTGGCGTGCGGGGAGTGCCTGTTTCTTTGGGATAGCGCTTTGGACTGGCTGTAAGAGAAAGAGCTCCCTGTTGCAGGGAGTGTGCAAGCCAAGGCCAGGCTTGTGAGTTCTTGTGGAGCCACGCCCTGAGCAGCGCTCACTGGGGGCACCGGGCGAGGAGGCAGTCAGTCAGCCCCTGGGATCCTGACTTTTATGCAGCTTCGCAGTCCACACACTTCTAGGAGGGCAGGGCTTTCCAGATGAGAGGTCCATTAGCGACCGTTCCGGAGGCAGTCTAGTAGATACACTGCAGAGCTTGGGCCTTGGGGTCAGACGTATCCGGGCTCCAATTCAGGCTGAGGCCTTGAGCAAGTGCCTATCCCCACCCTAACCCGACCCTGCCACTTCATCCCTGAAGTGGCACTAAGCTCAGCGCGTCTCTTCTGTAATGATGTGTGAATCAAACGAAGGCAGGCATGAGTAGTGCAGAGCACAGTGCCTACCACAGGGTAAACAACCCCTAAATGCCTGCAGCTGATGTTACCTGTTTCACAGGTAGGATGTTTATGTGGTGGGTGAGGCTGGGGACCCCTCACTGAGCCCTAGTTTGCTCAGAAAGGGCCTGCTGTTACTGCTTTCTTGGGCAGGGACATGAGAACCTGGTCCTGCAGAGGACCTCAGGGCTGGATGCCAGAGAACTTTGACTGGTTGTTCTGGCCTATACTAGGGGTGGGGCCATGCTGCCAGGTGCTTTTTCCtatctgcctgcctgcctgctcaCCATTCAATTATTGATTTAGCCAGTATCCACTGAGCACCTCCCAAGTGCTAGGCCCTGGGCAGTTCTGGGTTTAGATTGATGAACAGTCCTGGTTGATAGGTCCCTACATTCCTGTTCTTTGGAAGGAGGTCTCTGAGCAGGGAAGGGTCTTGACCAAGCATATTCTTGACATCCCCTCCCTGGCCTCAGAGTAGCTTCTCAGAGAGCTTCAGTCTTACAAGGGAGAAGCAACTTGGCAGTGTACACACAGGCTGTGATAAGGGACCTGGCTGTGCCTGCAAAGTCTAATCCCCTGTAGATGCTTCTGGAATCCTTTGCTCTCCTCTGTGCCACTGCCTACACTGAACTTGCTTCCTTCATCTTTCACCTCACATAGTTTTTAGGCATGGTGAAGTGGCGGGCAGGGGAGTAGTAGAGTATAGAAAGACTGACCCTCCTTTCATGGGGCTTGAAGTGTAGGGGGAGACACACACTAGGCCAATAGCTACATGAACTAGCAGATCATGAGCTGTGTCCCGATTACAGATTCTCTGTCCAGACTGAGAGCTATGCAATGGTAGGGTCTTGTCTTTTTTTGCCACTTATGTTTGTTGAGTTCACCCAGGCAGCATCCCAGATGGGGACTGTAGTGTGTACGAAGTCCAGAAGTAGGACAGAGCACAGTCCTTCAGGGAACTAGAGTGCTGTCCCTGGAACTGGAGCAGAAGGTGGAAGGGAAGCAGGCCGGGACTGCCTGAGGGGAACGTATCCCAAAGGCAGTGGGAGCCATGGAGGAACTTAGATCAGAGAGTAGAGAGACCAGAATTCCTGGCAGCACATACAGGAAGGTCCCAGGGTAGTTCTGGCTCTAGGGCAGGCGGATGAGATGACTGAAGGTATGTGGCACCAGCTACTTACTGCTCTGTCCTCACAGCTCAGTACCAGGGCCATCAGCCAGATAGCAGAGAGACCCAGAATCTTAGAGATAAGAGGGGATGGATGGGGAAGCAGAGGCCCAGAAAAGGGAAAGGACTCACTCGGCATTGCCCAGTGGGGCTCAGACAGCAGAAGCACTTGAACCTAGACTGCTGCTCTGTTCTCTCAGACCAGCTCTAAGCCAGATCCCTGGGTAAGTTCAGGTAAGGCCAGATGAGGCACCCATCTTTTCAGGTTTGGAACCCATACTCAGCCCTCTGTGGGCACCTTTCCTGCTACTTGGGGCCAGCCCAGTGGTGTGGACCACTTCCCACTCTGAGTTCTCCCAGCCTCTGTGTGACCCCCATGTGGAAGTGTCCTGGTGCCAGGAACCAAGTTGGTATCTCTCAGGCCCCATCACATCCTGTCTACACCATTGGAGGGGGTAGGTACTAATACCTGCACCTCCTGGGAGAGTACTGAGACTCAGGCAGGGGTAATCCTTGCCTGAGTTCTGTGGGCAGCATGTCCTGGCACAAGGACTGAGCCATCCCTCTAACCCCAGATCGCCATGGCCACCTTGTCTCAAACAGCAGAAGTAGCTTTTGGGCTCATCCTTGCCTTTGGCCTCAGTGTCTCTATGGGCCAGTGGTCTTCATACCACCTCCCTCCAGGCTTGTCAGGAGTTTAAAACCCTGGTAGTCAGTAGGTCACAATTTCTTGCCGATGGGGAAACTGTTACCTGCCACAAGTAGCCACTGTCCCAGCTTGGCTGCATTGGAGCTTTAGTGTGGACTCAAGTCTGTGTGAGTCCAGAGACCATCAGCCTTCCCGGAGGCCCAGGGCTTGGCTGGGGCAGCAGAGGTGTGGTGCCGTGCCATTGGGCTTCCCTCCATGCAGGGACCTACCTCTGGTGTCAGACCAAGCAGGCTTCAGATCTCTGCTCTGGCAGAGTGATGGGTGTGGCATGTGGACCAGGCTGGATCCTTGGATTTCTAAGTCCCtcacttctgtgtgtgtgtgatttgtgGGAGTGACTTTGGGCAGGTCCATAACTCCTTCTGGTTCTCAGAATGGGGACAGTGAAGGCACCTGAATTAAGCTCATGCTGTGTGACTTTTGGTGGTTAGGACTAGACCTTTCTTGTTATACCTGCTTTACTAGGTTGGCGTGGTCGGTTGGTCTACTGGGCATCTTCACTGCCTCGCCCTGGGCGCCAGGTCCTGTTGGGACCTCCTTGCCACCTCAGGCCCTACTTGGGTTGTAGGGACTGGCTCCTGTTCCCATTCCTGCTTCTCTGACTTCCACAGGTGATCTCTCTGGCCACCTCCTTGCCTACCTGAGCCTCAGCCCTGTTTTTGTCATTGTCGGCTTTGTGACCCTCATCATATTCAAGCGGGAGCTACACACGGTGAGTCTGTCCCCTCAGCTCCAcaccctgctctgctctgccgTCCCCTCCATGCTGCTGCGTGTCTTGTGCAGAGCTCTTAGCTGGTCTAGGCTGTTCACTTGTTGGCCTGGGAGGTCAGTCAGAAGTCACAGTCATTGCGGCTGGGCTATGGCCAGCAGGTGCACAGGCTCAGCTGACTGACATCTTCCCCTGGCAGATCTCTTTCCTCGGGGGCCTGGCACTGAACGAAGGGGTCAACTGGCTGATCAAACACGTCATCCAGGAACCACGGCCCTGTGGAGGTAGGGCCCGGGCTGCAAGGGCCTATGGTTCCCCAGGTTGGGGTATTGCCAGGAGGCCTGCGTCCTCCTGTGATGCCCTGGTCTCCTTTCTCCCCCAGGCCCCCACACAGCCGTGGGCACGAAGTACGGGATGCCCTCCAGCCATTCCCAGTTTATGTGGTTCTTCTCCGTCTATTCCTTCCTATTCCTGTATTTAAGGTGAGCTTCTGTCCCAGTGGGTGTGACCCTAAAATGGCCCAGGATGGGCTGTGCTGGGGACTTACTGCTAGCCCTTCAGATACCTCTAGGGGTAGAAAGAGCTgcagctgaggcagaaggttccAGGAGCGTGTGGATCGGGCCAGGGGCTATTTGGAAGGCCTGGACCACagactggggctgaggctggctgaTGGTCTGTTTTCGCAGAATGCACCAGACGAACAACGCCAGGTTCCTGGACTTGCTGTGGAGGCATGTGCTGTCCCTGGGGCTCCTCACTGCGGCCTTCCTGGTCTCCTACAGCAGgtatgaggcaggaggagccctgccctgcccacttgGGATCCTGCTAGACCTCATTGTGGGTCCCCTCCCAGGTCTTGTAGGGAAGGTCTGGGAAAGGGCCCCACACCTCAGGTTTTAAAGGGACAGGGTTCCAGTTGCTCCTTGTAGCCCATTGACGGAGCCTAAGATTCTGGGGATATCCCTGTGTGTCAGCCATTTGTTCCCAGCTTCCTAGGGGAGTCTCTTACAGACAGACTCAGTTTAAGGGCTGGATGGGAGGGAGGCAGATCCCAGCTGAGCAACCTCGTCACTTCTAGAGATAGGGAGCAGCCATTGGGCTCCAGTGCCCTGCCCCCCTTCGGAAGGTGGGCTGAGGCATGTTCCTGGGAGCTTGTCCTACCTGCGTTTGACACCACGTGTGCATACAAGGTCCCTGGGAAACTGACCCTGTTGAACACAGGAGATTGTGTAAGCCTGTCCCTGTCTGGCTCTCATGAACTTCCCTTCTGGCCTTGGCCCAGGGTCTACCTGCTGTACCACACCTGGAGCCAGGTGCTCTATGGGGGCATTGCTGGAAGCCTCATGGCCATCGCCTGGTTCGTCTTCACCCAGGAGGTCCTCACCCCGCTGTTCCCCAGGATAGCAGCCTGGTAACTGCCTCCTGTCCCTCCACCTTCCTGGCCTGTGGCACCTGTCCACTCCCACAAGTGTGGCCATCAGTGGGAAGTCTCCAGCAACCTGAGTCCAGCCTCATCTCCCTGGGAGGGCCCAGTACCCAGCCACTTGCCTACCTTCCACCTCCCCTAGGGTCTTGCTGCAGGGTCTTATGGGGCCTCCCCATATCCAGAAGCCAGAGTACCATCCTCTGTCCTTGCCTAGGCTCTGAGGGACTTAGAAAACAGTCGGAGTCATAcaaagtggtgcacacctataatactgggactcagaaggctgaggcaggaggatcaaaagttcagggCCAACATTGGCAACTTACCTCGACACCCTaccctgtctccaagtaaaatCAAAAGAGCAAGGGGATAGAGTTCagtgtagagtgcccctgggtttaatcctcagtactgccaaaagaaaaggaagaagggagggtggGGTGGGCCAAAGTCCTGCTGGGTTGTGAGTACTGTGGTTCTGTAGGAGCGGGGGAGGGTGCAGCACCAGCCCCAGGATCTGGTGGGGCATCTGGCTTGGTGGGAGGCTCATGCGCTGACACAGCTGTGGCTTTCTGGGTCTGTCTCTCCAGGCCTGTCTCTGAGTTCTTCCTAATCCGGGACACGAGCCTCATTCCCAATGTACTCTGGTTTGAGTACACGGTAACCCGGGCAGAAGCCAGGTAAGTTAAGGGGCCAGAAGTTACTGCTGTCCCCATATTTGGAGGGCTTCCTTAAAGCCTGGAACTTGCttacttttctttcattgctttatTGAATTCTCTTGTgatcctcattttgcagatgagaaagtAAGCTCAGAGGAAAGGGAAGTCACTTGCCTGACATCTTTCAGAAAGTCGGTGAGGGAGCTGGGCAGTGAACTTTTGTCTCAGAGCCCTTGCACTTAACATCTGCAGCCAAAAACAGGAGAGCTTGTCCACTGAGATCTCAGGGGTCCTGTGCGTGGCCCTCCAAGCTATTTATTGAgatgcttcctggtggccaggtCAGCGGGCACACCCAGTTAGGGCAGCCTTCAGGTGCAGAGCATGTCGGGGCAGTGCTGGGCTTTGGATGCTCCTGACTCACACTCTTCCACTCAGCTCACCCCAGATCTTGGGTGGGATGTCTACTGGGTCCTCTCAGGGTTTAGAGAGGAGCTGAAGCAGGCTGGGCTCCAGAGGATGTTTTCCAAAGAGGAGTGAGAGGAACGAagaggtggggcagggaggggtgtCCCAGCAGCTAGGAAATGTATTTAGTATATTAAGGTCCAAATTATCCTAATAAGCTTAACTGTAAAGCCTCAGCTCCAAGAGAAAAGGGGATTTAAAGGAGTTAGGGCTGGGCAATCCCATTAACAGCAGAAAGGCCCCAGCCACGCTTGCTGTGCTCTTACCTGGCTCCCAGAGTGGTGCTGCCTTGCCCgtcctggctggctggctggctgccaCCTGCCTTCATTTGCCTGTCCTCCACATGGACCTGTTCTGTGCCAGGCTGTGAGGTTGGGTGCAGTCAGCCAGGGTTCTACCCTGGGGGCGCTCACAGCTGCAGGGAAATGTGTGGAATGAAGAGCCTGTCCGTGAGGTGAGGTCTGTGCCAGGGAGCCAGACCCAGAGGTTTGAGGGTTTGCAACAAGAACTTAACCTGCTGCGTGACTGCCCAGGACCGCCTCCTAGGAGAAGGAACAGTGGTCCTGTTAGGGCCAGAAATGGGGGCTCTCAGCAGAGGGAGCAGCATACACAAAGCTTCTGAGGCAGAAAAGTTTGCTGAGGTGCTCAGGATTTTAACCTGGATCCTAGACGAGCCCTGTTCTTCTTGAGCCTCAGTCAGCTGCTTTAGAAAATACGGGCAATTCCCTGCTTTGATTAGGTTCCTGAGCTCATCTGGATATAGGCATATTCCAAACCAGGATGTCAGCAGTTCCAAACTCTGCAGTCTGCTTTGCTTACATATTCCCAGATGTagggctgctttttttttttttttggtggtgatggtgttgggattgaatccagggccttgtacatgtgaggcaagcactctaccaactaagctataaccccagtcccaaGCTGCTTCTTTGTAATTCCATTTTGGTGATAACTGAACAGCTTGGGCTGACCTGTATGTAAGGGGAGTTCTCCATGATTAATTGGAATCAGCCAGGTCCCTCTTGTCCAGGTCTCTGCCCTGCCCGTCTCCTGGCCCTCTTCCTGGGCTCCAAAGCTGAGGAGATATCATGATACAGTCCAGCAGAGACTGACCCTGTCCATGTCCCAGCCCCAGGGCAGGGGCTCTGATTGGTACAGCTTGGGTCAGTCACTGCAGCTGCTGTATGGGCATTTGTCCATTTCATTGGAACTTTGAGTGGGGAGGGGATACCACTGAACACCAGGTGTCCCCACATCTGACCCTATCCTATTTTGCAGGAACAGACAGCGCAAGCTGGGGACGAAATTGCAGTGACTGGTGGGTAGGGCTGGGTCCAGCCTCCAGATCTGGCCTGCATGATGCCTTGCAGGATGGACAGAATGACTGACAGAGGGCTGAAGCAGAGACCTCTACAGACCTGAGTCACCAAgtggagccttttttttttcttattttaattttaatggacAAGGTGGACCAAAGGGCTGAGCCAGCCCCTCAACTAGGACCCTGGAAGGCCTGCTGCCTGGGGGCTAAATGGCCAGAGACACTTACTCTGCTGCTGCCAGCCCCCAGCTGGGCAGAAGGTGCCCCTGACGTGGCACCAGGGTGTGGGGAAGGGGATGAGGGCTTGCATCTCTAGTCTTGGGCTAGAGACTCCAGGTGACGTAAAAAGTGCacactatttattttttgaatttttatcaaaGGCAGATGGGAGTTTGGAGATGGGACCTAGAGAGTCCACGTTGCAGTGGTTGTCCTGGGTACAGAGGGGCCCAGGCCTTTTGTCCCGAGCCCGGGGCAGACTGCCTCTTCCTGGACCTGAGGGGCTGGGGGCCAGGAGAAGGGAGTGtcccctgtgccctccctgcCACCATTGCCATTCCAGAACCTCGTCAGTGTTTCGTTTGGGGGCAGGGCCCAGAGCAAGCACGCGTCTGGCGGCTGCTATCATTGTGTTCTTCCGTATCAACCTGACACCACAAGGGCTTTCTCTGGTCTCCTGTCCCCAAGATGACAAAGGAGCCTGCACGTATGGGTGACACACCCAAGCTGTTTACAGCTCCGTGTCTGCCACCTAGCACCAGTCAGTCTTCATCCCTTGAACAAAGGAACCAGGAGCCACGACAGGAGGAGTCTGGCAGCCAGTGCCTGATCCCCTGCCCTTCTCTATATGCTCTGAAGATGTCCTTGTCCTTCCCACCTCACCCAGCAGGCGGGGAATCTGTCCAGGTGTGAGCTCACAGATCCCCATATGCCCAGCTTGGAGGGCTCTTCCTAGGGACCATCTCTTGAGTCACTCTGCAACACTCATGGAGGAGAGGCTTCCAGATTCCCAGAAGTTTCCAGAGCTGACCCAGGTCCCTGGGGACCTGTGTTTCCCCCCCACCCTTTTCTCAGTGGAGGGTCCTAATCTGCTGCTGAAGCACAAGTTTTCGgtgctttcttttctcatttgttaaaGGCAGTGTCCAAAGCCATTCCAGATGCCAGGACCAGGGCTGGTTTCTAGGGAGGTAGGTCAGTCCTCAtgtttccctccccttcccttagtatttttattttttactttttgcctGAGACAAGCCAAGTGTAAGGTGGtttaagaaaaatcaacaaaattgtttactattgttttaaaataaaatcttaaactATGGCGGCTTGAGCATGTGACAGCTTATGTGAGGCGGCTGGGGGTGGCTGTGGTGACATGTGACCCTTAGGACAAGGAAATCATAAGCATCTTGAGATAACTAGTCCCTCCACTAATGCTGGACAGGGAGCCAGGGGCCTCACAGGTGCCAGGTGAGTGCCTCACCTGGGAGCTGCACCCTAGGCCCCAAGGCAGGGGTTTGAAGGCCTTTGTATTTCCCACCAGGGCCTTCCAACCTCTGGCTCCATCCTCTCTGTGGTCCCACATCCTGCCTAAGCTGCAGCTCTCTCAGCATTGGGGACCATCAGTTTCTCAGTCTTATTCTCCTTTCCTGCCTCATACTAGCTGGCTCTAGCCTGCTCTCAGCAAGTTGGGTTCCATCTTCATGGGGCAGCTTGTAAGACTGGGGAACAGGGCCTGCCTTTCCTAAGGCAAGAGGAACGTCTCCTCCACTTCTTTCATTCCATATTTCTGGGTGCATGGATGGATGAAAATCTTGCTTTTACAGAAGTAACTACACACtgaactgggttttttttttttcttctaattttggctgtagatggacacataccttttatttttatgtggtgctgaggatcgaacccattgcctcacacatgccaggcaagtgctctacctctaagccacaactccagcccctgaacTAGGTTTTTAAAGGCCTTATGAGAGGGACCCAGGGATGGCCCTGAGATGCAGAACAGCTACACCCTCAGGGGAGGAGGAATCAAAAGTTACCCCTAATCAAATGGGTGTTAAGGCCTGTGAGGTCCCCTGGGGCCACTGAACCTTGACATTCAATTAAGCCAACTTCAGATGAGTGGTGACCCAGGAGCCTTGTAGATTTAAAATTagttatctactttttttttttttttttgtatagggcatttaacccagggatactttaccactgagctacttccacagccctttttgttttttgagacaggttttctaagttgctgaggcttgccccaaacttgtgatcctctctgtctcagccttcctagcCAGTGGGATTACAAGCACGTGCCACTGTGCCCCAGCTAATTATTAAATACTGCTTTAAATCACCATGGAGCCTATGGTCTGGGGCCCATCTCTTGTTCTGTGGGGCTTTGGGCAAGTGGCATCTATCTAGCCTTattaggaaaggagaaaaaaggccACAATGAGTGTCCACCTTCACAGGTGAAGGAAAGATTTGATCAGACCTTAAGGGCCTCAAGGCTGGATCAGTGCCTGGTATGCAAGTGCCTTCCTGTACTGCCCTCTCATGCTTGAAATCCAGTTTCTACCAATAGCCACCTTCATCTCCATTCCCGGCCCTGAGTGGATATGCTGCAGGGCTGGGGGCTCAGTCACACATGTTCCTCAGGCTCTGACCTGAAGGAAATAAGTGTGCTCTCTCGGAATTTCTGTTCTGCTACTTAGTGTCCTGGTAATCTTAACTCTGAgcttgtttcctcatctgaaaaatggaaaaCCATGGGCCACACCCTCAGTGATGGTCGCAGGTTGGTCAGGCCATGAAGCACCTCACGTTGCTGCCCTCCTAGCCCCAGTGCACCTGCTCCTGGCATTCCATATGTGCCTACTTGACCCTGACAAGATGCTCCACTTCTACTAGGTGTACAGGGTTGAGGGCAGGTACGTGGTGCTGGCAGGTGGCTGCT
This portion of the Ictidomys tridecemlineatus isolate mIctTri1 chromosome 4, mIctTri1.hap1, whole genome shotgun sequence genome encodes:
- the Dolpp1 gene encoding dolichyldiphosphatase 1 isoform X1; this translates as MAADGQCSLPASWRPVTLTHVEYPAGDLSGHLLAYLSLSPVFVIVGFVTLIIFKRELHTISFLGGLALNEGVNWLIKHVIQEPRPCGGPHTAVGTKYGMPSSHSQFMWFFSVYSFLFLYLRMHQTNNARFLDLLWRHVLSLGLLTAAFLVSYSRVYLLYHTWSQVLYGGIAGSLMAIAWFVFTQEVLTPLFPRIAAWPVSEFFLIRDTSLIPNVLWFEYTVTRAEARNRQRKLGTKLQ
- the Dolpp1 gene encoding dolichyldiphosphatase 1 isoform X3, whose product is MAADGQCSLPASWRPVTLTHVEYPAGDLSGHLLAYLSLSPVFVIVGFVTLIIFKRELHTISFLGGLALNEGVNWLIKHVIQEPRPCGGPHTAVGTKYGMPSSHSQFMWFFSVYSFLFLYLRMHQTNNARFLDLLWRHVLSLGLLTAAFLVSYSRPVSEFFLIRDTSLIPNVLWFEYTVTRAEARNRQRKLGTKLQ
- the Dolpp1 gene encoding dolichyldiphosphatase 1 isoform X4, with protein sequence MPSSHSQFMWFFSVYSFLFLYLRMHQTNNARFLDLLWRHVLSLGLLTAAFLVSYSRVYLLYHTWSQVLYGGIAGSLMAIAWFVFTQEVLTPLFPRIAAWPVSEFFLIRDTSLIPNVLWFEYTVTRAEARNRQRKLGTKLQ
- the Dolpp1 gene encoding dolichyldiphosphatase 1 isoform X2, which translates into the protein MPAADVTCFTGDLSGHLLAYLSLSPVFVIVGFVTLIIFKRELHTISFLGGLALNEGVNWLIKHVIQEPRPCGGPHTAVGTKYGMPSSHSQFMWFFSVYSFLFLYLRMHQTNNARFLDLLWRHVLSLGLLTAAFLVSYSRVYLLYHTWSQVLYGGIAGSLMAIAWFVFTQEVLTPLFPRIAAWPVSEFFLIRDTSLIPNVLWFEYTVTRAEARNRQRKLGTKLQ